The Streptomyces cynarae genome contains a region encoding:
- a CDS encoding LysR family transcriptional regulator, translating into MDLQQMRYVLAVAETGSFTRAAERCFVVQSALSHRIANLERELGLKLFARTSRRVQLTAAGEAFLPAARQCLEAAERASVDAAAAVGEVRGRLAVGVIPTVAAVDVPAALHRFRDEHPRVRIALRVGSSDELAAGVREGGLDVAFLGLPETDRPLGVRARELARDRLVAVVGTAHPLAAAAEVDLARLAEETFVDFPAGTPGRAQSDQAFTAAGLGREVAFEVTAADLMTRIVRQGLAVALLPAAFTHHVRDVVTVPVADGPVRVEHLVWSDFNPSPATLAFLDVLTAHDPCIG; encoded by the coding sequence GTGGATCTCCAGCAGATGCGGTACGTCCTCGCGGTGGCCGAGACCGGCAGCTTCACGCGGGCCGCCGAGCGGTGCTTCGTCGTCCAGTCGGCGCTCAGCCACCGGATCGCGAACCTGGAGCGCGAACTGGGCCTCAAGCTGTTCGCGCGCACCAGCCGCCGGGTGCAGCTCACCGCGGCGGGGGAGGCCTTTCTGCCCGCCGCCCGGCAGTGCCTGGAGGCGGCCGAGCGGGCGAGCGTGGACGCCGCGGCAGCGGTGGGAGAGGTACGCGGCCGTCTGGCCGTCGGAGTGATCCCGACCGTCGCCGCGGTCGATGTCCCGGCCGCGCTGCACCGGTTCCGCGACGAGCATCCGCGGGTACGGATCGCGCTGCGCGTCGGCTCGAGCGACGAACTGGCGGCCGGGGTGCGCGAGGGCGGACTCGACGTCGCCTTCCTGGGGTTGCCCGAGACCGACCGCCCGCTCGGCGTGCGGGCACGGGAGCTGGCCCGCGACCGGCTCGTGGCCGTCGTCGGCACCGCACACCCGCTCGCCGCCGCCGCCGAGGTCGACCTGGCGCGGTTGGCCGAGGAGACATTCGTCGACTTTCCAGCCGGCACGCCTGGCCGCGCTCAGAGCGACCAGGCCTTCACCGCCGCCGGCCTCGGCCGTGAAGTCGCGTTCGAGGTCACGGCCGCGGACCTGATGACGCGTATCGTCCGGCAGGGCCTCGCGGTCGCCCTCCTGCCGGCGGCGTTCACCCACCATGTGCGGGACGTGGTCACGGTTCCGGTCGCCGACGGGCCGGTGAGGGTCGAACACCTGGTCTGGAGTGACTTCAATCCGAGCCCGGCGACGCTGGCGTTCCTGGACGTACTGACCGCGCATGACCCGTGCATCGGGTGA
- the cpaB gene encoding Flp pilus assembly protein CpaB, with product MNSRQRRGVILLVLSALAAVGAFAGVLSVIRDVNSKVGPEVTAYRLKNGIDPYKALTPDQFQKISMPKRWLPVTAVTDLARIRGKIAVTRLEKGSLLQSDMIVDRPELQPGQQEIAIMIDASTGVAGKIDPGSRVNIYATFKADNDKGKDESKVIVTNARVLDVGKLTALDPGQSSDDRRRTATEAVPITFALDTADAQRVAYAESFATHVRLALVAGGSQTTIAPGDRTYTLDQDK from the coding sequence ATGAACTCACGCCAGCGCCGCGGCGTCATCCTGCTGGTCCTCTCGGCCCTCGCCGCCGTCGGCGCCTTCGCCGGGGTGCTGTCGGTGATCCGCGACGTGAACTCCAAGGTCGGACCCGAGGTCACGGCGTACCGCCTCAAGAACGGCATCGATCCCTACAAGGCACTCACGCCCGACCAGTTCCAGAAGATCTCCATGCCGAAGCGGTGGCTGCCCGTCACTGCCGTCACCGATCTGGCCCGGATCCGCGGGAAGATCGCCGTGACCCGGCTGGAGAAGGGCTCCCTGCTCCAGAGCGACATGATCGTGGACCGGCCCGAACTCCAGCCGGGGCAGCAGGAGATCGCCATCATGATCGACGCCTCCACCGGCGTCGCGGGCAAGATCGACCCCGGTTCGCGGGTCAACATCTACGCCACCTTCAAAGCCGACAACGACAAGGGCAAGGACGAGTCCAAGGTCATCGTGACCAACGCCCGCGTCCTCGACGTCGGCAAGCTCACCGCCCTCGACCCCGGCCAGTCCAGCGACGACCGGCGGCGCACCGCCACCGAGGCGGTCCCCATCACCTTCGCGCTCGACACGGCGGACGCCCAACGGGTCGCGTACGCCGAGTCGTTCGCCACACACGTCCGGCTCGCCCTGGTCGCGGGCGGCTCCCAGACCACCATCGCGCCGGGCGACCGTACGTACACCCTCGACCAGGACAAGTAG
- a CDS encoding FAD-binding oxidoreductase, with translation MVRSRGCGPLHDFSRRGLLKATAAAGAGAVAVPGVMAAEAPSASAATKRPGGAKCKPAELTGRIVRPNDSGYTDARLGWDQLFSHYPLVIVFAQNTQDVVNALTWARQNDVALRVRSGRHSLEGWSNVDNGLVIDISELKSVHIDAGSHIATVGAGLNQLEAVTTLAKQNLAVTTGTEGSVGLSGATLGGGFGFLTRWLGMACDSLVGAEIVVPSGDECAEVIKADLHHDSDLLWALRGAGNGNFGIVTSLTYKVAPLKSVTYLTATWKGIGDLHAIFDAYQRTAPTTDDRLGTQLEIHRNQIFLFGVLPEGTPDEAKQLLAPILSIDSPDVTTQVGNWGDVYAGFQIPTELEPANWKFFSQFTRKPFPSEAIDIVTSFVKDAPTDDTNFFVQAFGGNVRKSPRGGTAFPHRDALFYSEPGVGWGKRGTQPGVCDPLTSRCQAWIAEFSQALRPYVNGAYVNVPNIGQQDWETAYWDSNFDRLREIKAKYDPHNVFQYEQSIPPASSRSEHEHR, from the coding sequence GTGGTGCGCTCGAGAGGATGCGGACCATTGCACGACTTTTCTCGTCGCGGCCTGCTCAAGGCGACCGCGGCCGCCGGTGCAGGCGCGGTCGCTGTGCCGGGCGTTATGGCCGCGGAGGCCCCGAGCGCGAGCGCCGCCACCAAGAGGCCCGGAGGCGCGAAATGCAAACCGGCGGAGCTGACCGGCCGCATCGTCCGCCCCAACGACTCCGGGTACACAGATGCGCGCCTCGGCTGGGACCAACTCTTCTCTCACTACCCGCTGGTCATCGTCTTCGCCCAGAACACCCAGGACGTGGTCAACGCCCTGACGTGGGCGCGGCAGAATGACGTCGCGCTGCGGGTGCGGAGCGGCCGCCACAGCCTTGAGGGCTGGTCGAACGTGGACAACGGCCTCGTGATCGACATCAGCGAGCTGAAGTCGGTCCACATCGACGCCGGCTCTCACATCGCGACAGTCGGCGCCGGGCTCAACCAGTTGGAAGCGGTGACCACGCTCGCGAAACAGAACCTCGCGGTGACCACCGGAACGGAGGGCAGCGTAGGCCTGTCCGGTGCGACGCTCGGCGGCGGATTCGGCTTCCTCACCCGCTGGCTCGGCATGGCCTGCGACAGCCTCGTGGGAGCCGAGATCGTCGTCCCGTCGGGTGACGAGTGCGCCGAGGTGATCAAAGCGGATCTGCATCACGACTCGGACCTGCTCTGGGCGCTCCGCGGGGCGGGGAACGGCAACTTCGGAATCGTCACGTCGCTCACCTACAAAGTGGCGCCGCTGAAGAGCGTCACTTATCTGACGGCGACATGGAAGGGCATCGGGGACCTCCATGCCATCTTCGACGCATACCAGCGTACGGCGCCGACCACCGACGACCGCCTCGGAACCCAACTCGAGATCCACAGAAACCAGATCTTCCTGTTCGGGGTTCTCCCCGAAGGAACGCCGGACGAGGCGAAGCAGTTGCTGGCTCCGATCCTGTCGATCGACAGCCCCGACGTCACTACGCAGGTCGGTAACTGGGGTGACGTATATGCAGGGTTCCAGATTCCGACCGAGCTCGAACCCGCGAACTGGAAGTTCTTCTCGCAGTTCACCAGAAAGCCGTTCCCGAGCGAAGCGATCGACATCGTCACCTCGTTCGTGAAGGACGCCCCGACGGATGACACCAACTTCTTCGTCCAGGCCTTCGGCGGGAACGTCAGGAAGAGTCCCCGCGGCGGCACCGCGTTCCCGCACCGCGACGCGCTCTTCTACTCCGAGCCCGGCGTCGGCTGGGGAAAGCGTGGAACCCAGCCAGGCGTCTGCGACCCGCTCACCTCGCGGTGCCAGGCCTGGATCGCCGAGTTCAGCCAGGCGCTACGCCCCTACGTGAACGGCGCCTACGTCAACGTGCCGAACATCGGGCAGCAGGACTGGGAAACCGCCTACTGGGACTCCAACTTCGACCGGCTGCGCGAAATCAAGGCGAAGTACGACCCGCACAACGTCTTCCAGTACGAACAGAGCATCCCGCCCGCATCGTCCCGGTCAGAGCACGAGCACCGGTGA
- a CDS encoding TadE/TadG family type IV pilus assembly protein translates to MLEFAGFLPVLLVIGMATIQLGLIGYGINQAGSGARAAARAASQNRDGAAAGMASVSGWLSPEVNAPKGADTATATVTVRVPAVIPLFSGWTVTRRATMPNDPEPIIPGRS, encoded by the coding sequence ATGCTCGAGTTCGCCGGCTTCCTGCCCGTCCTCCTCGTCATCGGCATGGCCACCATCCAGCTCGGCCTCATCGGCTACGGCATCAACCAGGCCGGGTCGGGCGCGCGGGCCGCCGCACGGGCCGCCTCACAGAACAGGGACGGGGCAGCCGCGGGCATGGCGTCCGTCAGCGGCTGGCTCAGCCCCGAGGTCAACGCTCCCAAGGGCGCCGACACCGCCACCGCCACCGTCACCGTCCGCGTTCCGGCAGTCATCCCCCTCTTCAGCGGCTGGACCGTCACCCGCCGCGCCACCATGCCCAACGACCCGGAACCCATCATCCCGGGAAGGAGCTGA
- a CDS encoding AAA family ATPase — protein sequence MTVRVLPAAGDLDAARSLTTLLGQLPDAEPAPPVHDSTALLDTLARLAGDSLDELPEVVLVHERIGPVPALDLIRDLVMRFPAVGVVLVTADTSTGVLTAAMDSGARGIVTLPLGYDALAERVQAAAAWSAGMRRHLSSGAPEPYAGPGGTVVAVTGAKGGVGATVAAVHLALAARASGRTVALVDLDLQSGDIASYLDVQFRRSVADLAGIADINPRVLQDALYTHDSGIGLLLAPAEGERGEEVTDRVTRQILGALRSRHDVVIVDCGSQMTAATAAAVETADHAVLLVTPDVVAVRAAKRMVRLWDRLQIRKAEETLTVVNRHSRGTEIQPALVERVTGTKVARAAVPAAFKELQSVVDAGRLQDLDARSTVKQALWALAGELELVKAQEGGGRRRRAPSDRGALSLWRKGGDRGSVTLEFAGMFPLVLVVLALLWECVLYGYTYSLAGNAADEAARAATAAFAVGGDVAGACQAAGARHLPDAWQGADITCTPAGPVMKATVHADVPLFFPGVNPGWQVDGSAGAALEGNGR from the coding sequence ATGACCGTCCGCGTCCTCCCCGCCGCCGGCGACCTCGACGCCGCCCGCTCGCTCACCACCCTGCTCGGCCAGCTCCCCGACGCCGAGCCCGCCCCGCCCGTCCACGACTCCACGGCCCTGCTGGACACCCTGGCGCGCCTGGCCGGGGACTCTCTCGACGAGCTGCCCGAGGTCGTCCTCGTGCACGAGCGGATCGGGCCGGTGCCCGCGCTCGACCTGATCCGCGACCTGGTGATGCGGTTCCCCGCGGTCGGGGTCGTCCTCGTCACCGCCGACACCAGCACCGGCGTGCTCACCGCCGCGATGGACTCCGGCGCCCGCGGCATCGTCACCCTGCCCCTCGGCTACGACGCCCTCGCCGAGCGCGTCCAGGCCGCGGCCGCCTGGTCCGCCGGCATGCGGCGCCACCTGAGCAGCGGCGCCCCCGAGCCGTACGCCGGACCCGGAGGGACCGTGGTCGCGGTCACCGGCGCGAAGGGCGGCGTCGGCGCCACGGTCGCGGCCGTGCACCTCGCGCTCGCCGCCCGGGCGTCGGGCCGTACGGTCGCGCTGGTCGACCTCGATCTCCAGTCCGGGGACATCGCCTCGTACCTGGACGTGCAGTTCCGGCGCTCGGTCGCCGACCTCGCCGGGATCGCGGACATCAACCCGCGCGTCCTCCAGGACGCCCTCTACACCCACGACAGCGGCATCGGACTGCTCCTCGCGCCCGCCGAGGGGGAACGCGGGGAGGAGGTCACCGACCGGGTGACCCGCCAGATCCTCGGCGCGCTGCGCTCCCGTCACGACGTGGTGATCGTCGACTGCGGCTCGCAGATGACCGCCGCCACCGCCGCGGCCGTCGAGACCGCCGACCACGCGGTGCTGCTGGTCACCCCGGACGTGGTCGCGGTCCGCGCGGCCAAACGGATGGTCCGCCTGTGGGACCGGCTCCAGATCCGCAAGGCCGAGGAGACGCTGACGGTCGTCAACCGTCACTCGCGCGGTACGGAGATCCAGCCCGCCCTCGTCGAACGCGTCACCGGCACCAAGGTGGCCCGCGCCGCGGTCCCGGCCGCCTTCAAGGAACTCCAGTCGGTCGTGGACGCCGGACGCCTCCAGGACCTCGACGCCCGCTCCACCGTGAAGCAGGCGCTGTGGGCGCTGGCGGGGGAGCTGGAGCTGGTGAAGGCGCAGGAGGGCGGCGGGCGGCGGCGCAGGGCGCCGTCGGACCGGGGCGCGCTGAGCCTGTGGCGCAAGGGTGGCGACCGGGGGTCGGTGACCCTGGAGTTCGCCGGGATGTTCCCGCTCGTGCTGGTCGTGCTGGCGCTGCTGTGGGAGTGCGTGCTGTACGGCTACACGTACTCGCTGGCGGGCAACGCGGCGGACGAGGCGGCTCGGGCGGCCACGGCGGCGTTCGCCGTGGGGGGAGATGTGGCGGGCGCGTGCCAGGCGGCGGGTGCCCGGCATCTGCCGGACGCCTGGCAGGGGGCGGACATCACCTGCACCCCGGCGGGGCCGGTGATGAAGGCGACGGTCCATGCCGACGTCCCGTTGTTCTTCCCGGGCGTCAACCCGGGCTGGCAGGTCGACGGCTCGGCAGGCGCGGCACTGGAGGGGAACGGCCGATGA
- the argG gene encoding argininosuccinate synthase: MSKVLTSLPVGERVGIAFSGGLDTSVAVAWMREKGAVPCAYTADLGQYDEPDIASVPGRATAYGAEVARSVDCRAALVEEGLAALACGAFHIRSGGRVYFNTTPLGRAVTGTLLVRAMLEDDVQIWGDGSTFKGNDIERFYRYGLLANPSLRIYKPWLDADFVSELGGRQEMSEWLLERDLPYRHSAEKAYSTDANIWGATHEAKSLEHLDTGIEIVQPIMGVRFWDPEVEVAPEDVTIGFERGRPVTINGKEFASPVDLVLEANAIGGRHGLGMCDQIENRIIEAKSRGIYEAPGMALLYAAYERLVNAIHNEDTLAGYHTEGRRLGRLLYEGRWLDPQALMLRESLQRWVGTAVTGEVTLRLRRGEDYSILDTTGPAFSYHPDKLSMERTEDSAFGPVDRIGQLTMRNLDIADSRAKLEQYARLGMVGGSPDPALIGAAQAASTGLIGAMPEGGAETIASRGEGTADEAELLDHAAIESGTD, translated from the coding sequence GTGTCCAAGGTGCTGACTTCCCTGCCTGTCGGTGAACGAGTCGGGATCGCCTTCTCCGGCGGTCTCGACACCTCTGTCGCGGTCGCGTGGATGCGCGAGAAGGGCGCCGTGCCCTGCGCCTACACCGCCGACCTCGGCCAGTACGACGAGCCCGACATCGCCTCCGTGCCCGGGCGTGCCACGGCCTACGGTGCCGAGGTCGCCCGGAGCGTGGACTGCCGGGCCGCGCTCGTGGAGGAGGGGCTCGCGGCCCTGGCGTGCGGCGCCTTCCACATCCGCTCCGGTGGGCGCGTCTACTTCAACACCACCCCGCTCGGCCGGGCCGTCACGGGCACCCTGCTGGTGCGCGCGATGCTCGAGGACGACGTCCAGATCTGGGGCGACGGCTCCACCTTCAAGGGCAACGACATCGAGCGGTTCTACCGCTACGGTCTGCTCGCCAACCCCTCCCTGCGCATCTACAAGCCCTGGCTGGACGCCGACTTCGTCAGCGAGCTCGGCGGCCGGCAGGAGATGTCCGAGTGGCTGCTGGAGCGCGACCTGCCCTACCGGCACAGCGCCGAGAAGGCCTACTCGACCGACGCCAACATCTGGGGCGCGACGCACGAGGCGAAGTCCCTGGAGCACCTCGACACCGGCATCGAGATCGTGCAGCCGATCATGGGCGTGCGGTTCTGGGACCCGGAGGTCGAGGTGGCCCCCGAGGACGTCACCATCGGCTTCGAGCGGGGCCGGCCGGTCACCATCAACGGCAAGGAGTTCGCCTCCCCGGTGGACCTGGTCCTGGAGGCCAACGCGATCGGCGGCCGGCACGGCCTGGGCATGTGCGACCAGATCGAGAACCGGATCATCGAGGCCAAGAGCCGGGGCATCTACGAGGCGCCGGGCATGGCGCTGCTGTACGCGGCGTACGAGCGTCTGGTCAACGCGATCCACAACGAGGACACGCTCGCCGGCTACCACACCGAGGGCCGCCGTCTCGGCCGGCTGCTGTACGAGGGGCGCTGGCTGGACCCGCAGGCGCTGATGCTGCGCGAGTCGCTGCAGCGCTGGGTGGGGACGGCGGTCACCGGAGAGGTGACGCTGCGACTGCGGCGCGGCGAGGACTACTCCATCCTCGACACGACCGGACCGGCGTTCAGCTACCACCCTGACAAGCTCTCCATGGAGCGGACCGAGGACTCCGCCTTCGGCCCGGTCGACCGTATCGGCCAGCTCACGATGCGCAACCTCGACATCGCCGACTCCCGCGCCAAGCTGGAGCAGTATGCCCGGCTCGGCATGGTCGGCGGCAGCCCGGACCCGGCGCTGATCGGCGCCGCCCAGGCGGCCTCGACCGGCCTGATCGGCGCGATGCCCGAGGGTGGCGCGGAGACGATCGCCTCCCGCGGCGAGGGCACCGCCGACGAGGCCGAACTGCTCGACCACGCGGCGATCGAGTCGGGTACCGACTGA
- a CDS encoding EamA family transporter, with protein MTTTSMNGAATAAPAAPAAPAAPAVPAGRAAATLATAIAPAVWGTTYSVTAELLPEGHPLFAGLMRALPAGLLVLALTRTLPRGAWWVRAGVLGALNIGVFFPLLFLAAERLPGGVAATLGAAQPIVVALLAVPVLRERPSVWRLAWGVIGVVGVGLVVIGPTAALDPLGIAAGLAGAGAMALGVTLTKRWGRPAGVGAMTLAGWQLTAGGIVLLPAALLTEGVPDGIGAPAVAGYLWLGLVGGLLAYTLWFRGIGTLPVTATALLGLLSPLVAAALGVLLLRESFTGLQLTGFVLALAALLAGQITPSRARGARVAVSATREESRRDPGLA; from the coding sequence GTGACTACGACAAGCATGAACGGGGCCGCGACGGCCGCCCCCGCCGCCCCCGCCGCCCCCGCCGCCCCCGCCGTCCCGGCCGGCCGGGCCGCTGCGACGCTCGCCACGGCGATAGCGCCCGCGGTGTGGGGGACGACGTACAGCGTCACGGCGGAGTTGCTGCCCGAGGGGCATCCGCTGTTCGCCGGGCTCATGCGGGCACTGCCCGCCGGGCTGCTCGTCCTGGCCCTGACCCGCACCCTGCCCCGCGGTGCGTGGTGGGTGAGAGCGGGCGTGCTCGGTGCGCTCAACATCGGCGTGTTCTTCCCGCTGCTGTTCCTCGCCGCCGAGCGGCTCCCCGGTGGTGTCGCCGCCACCCTCGGCGCGGCCCAGCCGATCGTCGTCGCCCTCCTCGCCGTGCCCGTTCTACGGGAACGTCCTTCCGTGTGGCGTCTGGCCTGGGGCGTCATCGGCGTGGTCGGCGTCGGACTCGTCGTCATCGGGCCCACCGCCGCCCTCGACCCGCTCGGCATCGCCGCCGGGCTGGCCGGCGCCGGGGCCATGGCGCTCGGTGTCACCCTCACCAAACGCTGGGGGCGCCCCGCGGGCGTGGGGGCCATGACGCTCGCGGGCTGGCAGCTCACCGCGGGCGGGATCGTGCTGCTCCCCGCCGCGCTGCTCACCGAGGGCGTCCCGGACGGGATCGGCGCTCCGGCGGTGGCCGGTTACCTGTGGCTCGGGCTCGTCGGCGGTCTGCTCGCTTACACCCTGTGGTTCCGCGGCATAGGCACCCTGCCGGTCACCGCGACGGCCCTGCTGGGGCTGCTGTCCCCGCTCGTCGCCGCCGCCCTCGGCGTACTCCTGCTCCGCGAGTCCTTCACCGGCCTCCAGCTGACCGGATTCGTCCTCGCGCTGGCCGCGCTGCTCGCCGGACAGATCACTCCGTCCAGGGCGCGAGGCGCCCGGGTGGCCGTCTCTGCGACACGGGAGGAGAGCCGTCGCGACCCCGGGCTTGCATAA
- a CDS encoding chitinase, translating into MDRVPALPRRRRTLAGAAVTALALSLLGVGHAAAADVNNAKNAGFESGLADWTCSAGSGTTVPSPVHGGAAALKATPAGQDYAQCSQTVPVKPNSTYTLSAWVQGGYTYLGATGTGTTDVSTWTPDSTSWKQLSTTFTTGASTTSVTVYLHGWYGQAAYYADDVSVYGPDGGGGGDPSPTVPSSPTGLAVSGTTSSSVSLSWNAVTGATGYNVYRSGTKVASATGTSATVTGLSPSTSYSFQVTATNAAGESAKSAVVTATTASSGGGGGTGLPKHAVTGYWQNFNNGATVQRISDVPSQYDIIAVAFADATSTPGAVGFTLDSAGLGGYTVDQFKADVAAKKAAGKKVVVSVGGQNGTVSVNDATSATNFANSVYALMQTYGFDGVDIDLENGLNATYMSQALRQLSSKAGSSLVITMAPQTIDMQSTSNAYFQTALNVKDILTVVNTQYYNSGSMLGCDGKVYSQGSVDFLTALACIQLQGGLSPSQVGLGVPASTSAAGSGYVSPSVVNNALDCLAKGTNCGTFKPSKTYPDLRGAMTWSTNWDAASGNAWSNSVGPHVHALP; encoded by the coding sequence GTGGACCGCGTACCAGCCCTGCCCCGCCGCAGACGGACCCTCGCCGGGGCCGCCGTAACCGCGCTCGCCCTCTCCCTGCTGGGCGTCGGCCACGCAGCCGCGGCGGACGTGAACAACGCTAAGAACGCCGGCTTCGAGTCGGGCCTCGCCGACTGGACCTGCTCGGCGGGCAGCGGCACGACGGTGCCCTCCCCGGTGCACGGCGGCGCGGCCGCGCTGAAGGCCACGCCCGCGGGCCAGGACTACGCGCAGTGCTCCCAGACGGTCCCGGTGAAGCCGAACTCGACGTACACGCTGAGCGCATGGGTGCAGGGCGGGTACACCTACCTGGGCGCGACAGGGACGGGCACGACGGACGTGTCGACGTGGACGCCCGACTCGACGAGTTGGAAGCAACTGTCCACGACGTTCACGACGGGCGCCTCGACGACGTCGGTGACGGTGTACCTGCACGGCTGGTACGGCCAGGCGGCGTACTACGCGGACGACGTGTCGGTGTACGGCCCGGACGGCGGCGGGGGCGGCGACCCCTCCCCCACGGTCCCCTCATCCCCCACGGGCCTGGCGGTCTCCGGGACGACGTCCTCCTCCGTGTCCCTGTCCTGGAACGCGGTGACGGGCGCCACGGGCTACAACGTGTACCGCAGCGGCACGAAGGTGGCGTCGGCGACCGGTACGTCCGCGACGGTGACGGGCCTGTCCCCCTCGACCTCGTACTCCTTCCAGGTGACGGCGACGAACGCGGCGGGCGAGTCGGCCAAGTCGGCGGTGGTGACGGCCACTACTGCGTCGTCCGGCGGCGGGGGCGGCACCGGGCTCCCGAAGCACGCGGTGACGGGCTACTGGCAGAACTTCAACAACGGCGCCACGGTGCAGCGGATCTCGGACGTGCCGTCGCAGTACGACATCATCGCGGTGGCGTTCGCGGACGCGACGAGCACGCCGGGCGCGGTGGGCTTCACCCTCGACTCGGCCGGCCTGGGCGGCTACACGGTGGACCAGTTCAAGGCGGACGTCGCCGCGAAGAAGGCCGCGGGCAAGAAGGTGGTCGTCTCGGTCGGCGGCCAGAACGGCACGGTGTCGGTCAACGACGCGACGTCGGCGACGAACTTCGCGAACTCGGTGTACGCGCTGATGCAGACGTACGGCTTCGACGGGGTGGACATCGACCTGGAGAACGGACTGAACGCGACGTACATGTCGCAGGCGCTCAGGCAACTGTCTTCGAAGGCGGGATCATCGCTTGTGATCACGATGGCCCCGCAGACGATCGACATGCAGTCGACGTCGAACGCGTACTTCCAGACTGCGCTGAACGTCAAGGACATCCTGACGGTCGTCAACACCCAGTACTACAACAGCGGTTCCATGCTGGGCTGCGACGGCAAGGTGTACTCACAGGGTTCGGTGGACTTCCTGACGGCCCTGGCCTGCATCCAGCTCCAGGGCGGCCTGTCCCCGTCGCAGGTCGGCCTCGGCGTCCCCGCCTCGACGAGCGCGGCGGGCAGCGGCTACGTGTCGCCTTCCGTGGTGAACAACGCCCTGGACTGCCTGGCGAAGGGAACGAACTGCGGCACGTTCAAGCCGTCGAAGACGTACCCGGACCTCCGGGGCGCGATGACGTGGTCGACGAACTGGGACGCGGCGTCCGGGAACGCGTGGTCGAACTCGGTGGGCCCGCACGTGCACGCGCTGCCGTAG